The following proteins are co-located in the Pseudarthrobacter siccitolerans genome:
- a CDS encoding TadE family protein: MRKRGKRKTEHSLGAVAVEFALVAPVLLLLIAGIVEFAHGYNIQISVTQAAREAARNFAITSDLTEASKAGRDGAPGLTPAKFAFTPSLSACETGKNVTMTVTYAANSITGFALVMQGKSVAVAKNFTVTGVGAMACGG; this comes from the coding sequence TTGAGGAAGCGCGGAAAACGCAAAACAGAGCATTCGCTCGGCGCGGTCGCTGTCGAGTTTGCACTCGTAGCACCTGTTCTTCTCTTGTTGATCGCCGGCATTGTGGAGTTTGCCCACGGGTACAACATACAGATTTCTGTAACCCAAGCAGCGCGCGAAGCGGCGCGAAACTTTGCCATCACCAGCGATCTGACCGAGGCATCCAAGGCCGGAAGGGATGGTGCACCGGGCCTCACGCCGGCCAAATTTGCCTTCACCCCAAGTCTTTCAGCATGTGAAACAGGAAAGAACGTAACTATGACGGTCACGTACGCAGCAAACTCCATCACGGGATTTGCACTTGTAATGCAGGGTAAGTCCGTGGCGGTTGCGAAGAACTTCACGGTGACCGGAGTAGGAGCAATGGCATGCGGCGGTTAA
- a CDS encoding TadE/TadG family type IV pilus assembly protein, whose translation MRRLIPARRVATGSDNERGVAGVLVALMMLVLIGAGAMAVDVGQIYAERAQLQNGADAAALAVAYKCHKSGCDQDSANTIAKELSNANANDGGSKVLIPVELDVEHQVTVRTSTAQGKDGPGFLSKMFASALPAPAVNVGAHATAIVDFPSSGSGFPLALSDKCFNLSKGSQTAQVQKISYAPGGTCTGPSGTQIPGGWGWLDQDSPCVADTTLGSNLLGSDPGKDPPFGCAAILLEWKATILAGGEVKVAFPVFSDASNKGQNGYFTIIGYATFKIWGWKFGQNKEFEFRNTKDDPDMTNSLACDIPANQRCIIGQFVKFDSIKSSGGGGKDFGTSEIRLIH comes from the coding sequence ATGCGGCGGTTAATTCCAGCGCGAAGAGTTGCGACCGGAAGTGACAACGAGCGGGGAGTAGCCGGCGTCCTGGTCGCGCTGATGATGCTCGTTCTTATTGGGGCCGGCGCCATGGCCGTCGACGTAGGACAGATTTACGCCGAAAGGGCGCAATTGCAAAACGGGGCAGACGCCGCTGCCTTGGCAGTTGCGTACAAATGCCATAAGTCCGGTTGTGACCAAGACAGCGCCAACACCATTGCAAAAGAACTTTCGAACGCAAACGCAAACGACGGCGGATCTAAGGTGCTTATCCCTGTTGAACTAGACGTAGAACATCAGGTGACCGTCCGAACATCAACGGCTCAAGGCAAAGACGGACCTGGCTTTCTCAGCAAAATGTTTGCCAGCGCCCTGCCTGCTCCAGCCGTAAACGTTGGAGCACACGCAACGGCGATCGTTGATTTCCCCTCCAGCGGCTCAGGGTTTCCGCTGGCATTGTCGGACAAGTGCTTCAACCTGTCCAAAGGCAGCCAAACCGCTCAAGTGCAAAAGATCTCCTACGCACCCGGTGGAACATGCACTGGCCCTTCTGGGACCCAGATTCCGGGCGGTTGGGGTTGGCTAGATCAAGACTCACCGTGCGTTGCCGATACGACTCTTGGCAGCAACCTCCTCGGCTCGGATCCAGGCAAAGACCCACCATTCGGATGCGCGGCAATTCTTCTGGAATGGAAGGCCACCATCCTTGCGGGCGGGGAAGTCAAGGTCGCCTTCCCTGTCTTCAGCGATGCCAGCAATAAAGGACAAAACGGATATTTCACGATTATTGGTTATGCAACTTTCAAAATATGGGGATGGAAGTTCGGACAGAACAAAGAATTTGAATTTCGGAATACAAAAGATGACCCGGATATGACCAACAGCCTTGCCTGTGACATACCGGCAAATCAGCGATGCATTATCGGCCAATTCGTCAAGTTCGATTCAATCAAATCCAGCGGCGGTGGCGGTAAAGACTTCGGCACCTCCGAGATCCGTCTGATCCACTAG
- the cpaB gene encoding Flp pilus assembly protein CpaB: MKTRLLGGIAALLVAIIGTVLLVTYVQGADKRALANTETEDVYVVQKPIAAGTPATELGDAVRRQSVPKAALASGIVTDIANLGSRVTALTLVPGEQLLDSRMVDPGSFMGPARVAVPDGMQEFTLRLPIERVAGGKITAGDTAGIFISLDESSTDPANGAVTTKSSGTQLTFHKVLVTAAQFSDGAAAQPESTNQSTASDGALTKASETKSDGTYLITLARNSVDAEKIIYAVEYGKVYLSKEPADAAEGNAGVVDKTKVFR; the protein is encoded by the coding sequence GTGAAAACTCGCCTACTGGGAGGCATCGCGGCGCTGCTTGTGGCCATAATTGGGACCGTCTTATTGGTCACATATGTCCAGGGTGCAGACAAGCGGGCACTCGCCAACACAGAAACCGAAGACGTTTATGTTGTTCAGAAACCGATCGCGGCGGGAACGCCGGCCACTGAGCTGGGTGATGCAGTTCGCCGGCAGTCCGTCCCAAAGGCGGCGCTTGCGTCCGGAATCGTGACTGACATCGCTAACCTCGGCTCCAGGGTAACGGCCCTCACGCTGGTACCTGGTGAACAGTTATTGGACAGCCGCATGGTTGATCCGGGCTCATTTATGGGACCTGCCCGAGTAGCGGTACCTGACGGTATGCAGGAATTCACCCTTCGCCTACCGATCGAACGTGTCGCCGGTGGCAAGATCACCGCCGGCGATACGGCGGGTATCTTCATATCCCTGGACGAATCCTCCACCGATCCGGCGAACGGCGCAGTGACCACCAAATCCAGTGGGACGCAACTTACGTTCCACAAGGTTCTTGTGACGGCGGCCCAATTCAGCGACGGAGCCGCAGCGCAGCCCGAGTCCACAAACCAGTCCACGGCTTCCGATGGAGCCCTCACCAAAGCATCTGAGACTAAGAGTGACGGGACCTATCTCATTACGCTCGCCAGGAACTCCGTGGACGCTGAGAAGATCATTTACGCCGTCGAATACGGCAAGGTCTATCTCTCCAAGGAGCCCGCTGATGCGGCGGAAGGCAATGCCGGTGTTGTTGACAAGACGAAGGTGTTCCGATGA
- a CDS encoding AAA family ATPase has product MSRFVAITSDADFERRVRLAAAGMRGSLHHFNADYLPESPDEVLRQLVGEPPEIFVLGPGLPIADSLKFAAVLDLQYPEISVVLVADEDPEVVIQALRAGVRDVVRPDSDVDTLRIIMERASLAAAGRRRGLMPSSSEHQEHDRGGRIVAVMSPKGGVGKTTIATNLAVGLGKTYPMGVVIVDLDLQFGDVASGLLVEPEHTITEAVVGAASQDSMVLKTYLSVHPAGIYALCGPRNPIEMDKISGEHVSHLLTQLQQEFQFVIVDTAPGLGEHVLATLELATDAVWVCGMDIPSIRGLRTGIKILSELDLLPERRHVVLNMADRRAGLSLQDVEATIGAPVDVVLPRSRSLPFSTNKGVPLLQDGTRDPATKGLRQLVDRFKPDWEARPHKKLHRRAVVQ; this is encoded by the coding sequence ATGAGCCGTTTTGTAGCCATCACGTCAGATGCTGACTTCGAGAGGCGAGTACGTCTAGCTGCTGCTGGCATGCGCGGGTCACTCCACCACTTCAACGCCGACTATCTTCCGGAGAGCCCCGACGAAGTGCTCCGTCAGTTGGTAGGCGAGCCCCCCGAAATCTTCGTTCTAGGACCCGGCCTTCCAATTGCTGACTCCCTAAAGTTCGCAGCCGTCCTGGACCTCCAGTACCCGGAGATCAGCGTCGTTCTGGTCGCCGACGAGGATCCGGAGGTGGTAATCCAAGCCTTGCGCGCCGGCGTCAGGGACGTGGTGCGCCCGGACTCGGACGTGGACACGCTACGCATCATCATGGAGCGCGCCAGTCTCGCAGCCGCCGGACGCCGTCGAGGTCTCATGCCGAGCAGCTCCGAACATCAGGAACACGATCGCGGCGGCCGCATCGTCGCAGTCATGTCCCCGAAAGGTGGTGTGGGCAAAACAACGATCGCCACAAACCTCGCCGTGGGGCTCGGCAAGACGTACCCGATGGGCGTGGTTATCGTCGATCTGGATCTGCAGTTCGGCGATGTGGCCAGCGGCCTCCTAGTGGAGCCTGAACACACCATTACCGAAGCGGTGGTGGGCGCCGCTAGCCAAGATTCGATGGTCCTCAAAACATACCTGAGCGTTCACCCTGCCGGCATCTATGCTTTGTGCGGACCCCGGAATCCGATTGAGATGGATAAGATCTCAGGCGAGCATGTGTCTCATCTTCTGACGCAACTCCAACAGGAATTTCAGTTCGTCATTGTAGACACCGCGCCGGGACTGGGAGAGCACGTGCTTGCCACCCTCGAGCTGGCCACCGATGCCGTCTGGGTCTGCGGTATGGACATTCCGAGCATTCGTGGATTGAGGACCGGAATCAAGATCCTGTCCGAACTCGATCTGTTGCCTGAACGCAGGCATGTTGTCCTCAACATGGCCGACCGCAGAGCGGGCCTCTCGCTCCAGGATGTGGAGGCCACGATCGGCGCTCCCGTCGACGTTGTCCTGCCCCGGTCACGTAGCCTTCCCTTCTCAACAAACAAGGGGGTCCCCCTTCTCCAGGATGGCACTCGCGACCCCGCCACTAAGGGCTTGCGGCAATTGGTGGATCGGTTCAAACCGGATTGGGAAGCCAGACCACACAAAAAGCTCCACAGAAGGGCGGTAGTACAGTGA
- a CDS encoding CpaF family protein: MAAETASSVQVLELPQTAANASEALGALKERASQALFERLGSRITDSSLEDTELHQYVKDELKIVVDEEQVPLSSSERQRLIREITDDVLGHGPIQRFLDDPSVTEVMVNRFDQVYIERGGQLHKTDVKFTSDEALRRVIERIVSRIGRRIDESSPLVDARLADGSRVNAIIPPLAVNGPALTIRKFGGDALTVQKLISYGSLSPEMAELLQACVLARMNIIVSGGTGTGKTTLLNALSSFIPASDRIVTIEDAVELQLQQDHVIRLESRPPNIEGKGEIAIRDLVRNSLRMRPDRIVVGEVRGGECLDMLQAMNTGHDGSLSTVHANSPRDAISRLETLVLMAGMDIPLRAVREQVSSAVNLIVHISRLRDGSRRITHITEVQGMEGEIVTLQDAFVFDYSAGVDANGKFLGKPVPTGVRPRFTDRFIELGIHISPNVFGAAAARGR, from the coding sequence ATGGCAGCGGAGACGGCGAGCTCCGTGCAAGTTCTGGAGCTGCCCCAAACTGCGGCCAATGCCAGTGAAGCACTTGGAGCGCTGAAGGAGCGCGCCAGCCAGGCACTTTTCGAACGCCTGGGCTCGCGCATCACCGACTCGTCTTTGGAAGACACGGAACTTCACCAGTACGTGAAAGACGAGCTCAAGATCGTCGTCGACGAGGAGCAGGTCCCCCTCTCGAGCAGTGAGCGGCAGCGGCTCATCCGCGAAATTACGGATGATGTCCTGGGCCATGGACCAATCCAGCGCTTCCTTGACGACCCCTCAGTCACCGAAGTGATGGTGAACCGCTTTGATCAGGTTTACATCGAGCGCGGTGGACAGCTCCATAAGACGGATGTGAAGTTCACTTCAGACGAGGCTCTGCGTCGTGTCATCGAACGCATCGTCTCCAGGATCGGACGGCGCATTGATGAATCCTCGCCGCTAGTCGACGCACGCCTGGCTGACGGCTCTCGTGTCAATGCGATCATTCCGCCGTTGGCCGTCAACGGGCCCGCCCTGACGATTCGAAAATTTGGCGGGGATGCCCTGACTGTTCAAAAGCTGATCTCCTATGGCAGCCTCTCGCCAGAAATGGCTGAACTATTGCAGGCGTGCGTGCTTGCACGGATGAACATTATTGTGTCCGGCGGTACGGGCACCGGCAAGACGACGTTGCTGAATGCACTGTCATCCTTCATTCCGGCTTCGGATCGAATCGTCACCATCGAAGATGCTGTTGAGCTCCAGTTGCAGCAAGACCACGTCATTCGACTTGAAAGCCGGCCTCCGAATATTGAAGGCAAGGGTGAAATCGCTATCCGTGACCTGGTGCGAAACTCCCTTCGGATGAGGCCCGACCGTATTGTGGTGGGCGAAGTCCGGGGTGGTGAGTGCCTGGACATGCTGCAGGCGATGAACACCGGTCACGATGGCTCGCTCTCCACTGTCCACGCTAACTCGCCTCGTGACGCCATCTCCCGCCTCGAGACTCTCGTACTGATGGCCGGAATGGACATCCCGCTTCGCGCCGTGCGGGAGCAGGTATCTTCAGCCGTGAACTTGATTGTTCACATTTCGCGTCTCCGCGACGGGTCGCGTCGAATTACCCATATCACCGAGGTTCAGGGCATGGAAGGAGAGATCGTAACTCTCCAGGACGCCTTCGTCTTCGACTACTCGGCTGGGGTCGACGCGAACGGCAAGTTCCTCGGCAAACCAGTTCCCACCGGCGTTCGGCCACGGTTCACCGATAGGTTCATAGAACTTGGCATTCACATCTCACCGAACGTTTTCGGTGCGGCTGCAGCCAGGGGGCGGTAG
- a CDS encoding type II secretion system F family protein, with protein MGRLNKRLRRRGTGRLSVERFEQAGLKRQPGDYLLLAGAITFTTTVIGFLMGGLFMALMFCLATPAGLYALLNLLRSRRRRKFDDQVPDTLQMFTGGLRAGHSLLRSIDAAAQENQAPMSEELSRIVNETRIGRDLGESITDVAERTQSEDFHWIAQAIDIHREVGGDLAEVLDHLGETIRDRNQLRGQVRALSAEGRMSAIVLMALPIVMFFGLLFTNELFAHTFTATVPGYIMIAAVIVLLSAGGFWLNRLIQPKF; from the coding sequence GTGGGCCGCCTGAACAAGCGACTCAGACGGCGTGGAACAGGACGTCTCTCAGTTGAGCGGTTCGAGCAGGCCGGTCTGAAGCGGCAACCTGGCGACTACCTCCTGCTGGCCGGAGCGATCACTTTCACCACCACCGTCATTGGTTTCCTCATGGGCGGACTCTTCATGGCACTGATGTTTTGCTTGGCCACGCCAGCCGGCCTTTACGCGCTATTGAACCTGCTTCGCTCGCGTCGGCGGCGTAAATTCGACGATCAGGTGCCGGACACACTGCAAATGTTCACGGGCGGTCTTCGCGCGGGCCACAGCTTGCTCCGTTCCATCGATGCCGCCGCGCAGGAGAATCAGGCACCGATGTCCGAGGAACTCAGCAGGATAGTGAACGAAACAAGAATCGGTCGAGACCTCGGAGAATCAATTACAGATGTTGCCGAGCGGACTCAGAGCGAAGACTTCCACTGGATCGCCCAAGCTATTGATATCCATCGCGAAGTAGGCGGCGACCTCGCTGAAGTTCTTGATCACCTGGGTGAAACCATTCGTGACCGCAACCAACTTCGGGGGCAAGTTCGAGCACTTAGTGCTGAAGGCCGAATGTCGGCCATAGTCCTCATGGCTCTCCCCATCGTCATGTTTTTTGGACTCCTATTCACGAATGAGCTATTTGCCCATACCTTCACGGCCACCGTGCCGGGATACATCATGATCGCAGCAGTCATCGTCTTGTTGAGCGCTGGCGGGTTCTGGCTCAACCGGCTCATTCAGCCGAAGTTCTAG
- a CDS encoding type II secretion system F family protein, with the protein MQPIAYAAILAIIVPISLMMWLAVTADRAGIRNIQTNLGLGRKMNTARTANEQYSTVARKLTPKSYEAWLDQQLAGAGRPKDWPLARIIMVKPLLAFAGMVLGYLTFIADPSTGRFVLGIAITALCYFLPDILIRNRATKRRAAIRLELPNALDQMLISVQAGLGFETAMGRAAENSTGPFSEELVRTLQDIQVGRSRKEAYLAMSDRVDVPDVRSFVRAVVQADTYGIGIAGVLKAQAKDMRIKRKQRAEEHAMKMPVKMLFPLIFFILPALFIVVLGPAVLSILSMFSNQ; encoded by the coding sequence ATGCAGCCGATTGCATATGCGGCGATTCTTGCCATTATCGTCCCTATTTCCCTGATGATGTGGCTAGCCGTCACGGCCGACCGTGCCGGGATTCGAAACATCCAGACCAATCTGGGTCTTGGGCGAAAGATGAATACAGCACGCACTGCTAATGAGCAGTATTCGACGGTGGCCCGCAAGCTCACACCGAAGAGTTATGAGGCTTGGCTGGACCAGCAGCTCGCCGGTGCAGGAAGGCCCAAAGATTGGCCGTTGGCGAGAATTATCATGGTCAAGCCCCTGCTGGCCTTCGCGGGCATGGTCCTTGGATACCTTACCTTCATCGCAGACCCTTCAACTGGTCGGTTCGTTCTTGGCATAGCCATCACGGCGCTTTGCTATTTCCTCCCAGACATATTGATCCGAAATAGAGCGACGAAACGGCGGGCGGCCATTCGGTTAGAGCTCCCGAACGCTCTGGACCAGATGCTGATCTCTGTTCAGGCTGGCCTGGGATTTGAAACCGCAATGGGGCGGGCAGCGGAAAACAGCACCGGCCCGTTTTCAGAGGAGCTGGTAAGGACTCTCCAGGACATCCAGGTGGGGCGTTCCCGAAAGGAAGCCTATTTGGCAATGTCCGATCGAGTTGATGTACCCGACGTACGCAGTTTTGTGCGTGCCGTGGTACAGGCTGACACCTACGGCATTGGAATAGCGGGGGTCCTTAAGGCCCAGGCGAAGGACATGCGGATCAAGCGCAAACAACGTGCCGAAGAGCACGCGATGAAGATGCCCGTCAAGATGCTCTTCCCGTTGATCTTCTTCATCCTCCCCGCACTGTTCATCGTCGTGCTTGGACCGGCTGTACTAAGCATCCTGTCCATGTTCAGCAACCAGTAG
- a CDS encoding Flp family type IVb pilin, with protein sequence MLQIPVNVPSSVAMFFSELVQGQLPPLAQESQMLSLYTNLMIRLQTNEKGATAVEYGIMVALIAVVIIVAVTFLGDTLTTLFGQVSCDVQGKGAYIPPAGTAGSSCAP encoded by the coding sequence ATGCTGCAAATTCCGGTCAATGTGCCATCAAGCGTTGCTATGTTTTTTTCAGAGCTGGTGCAGGGCCAGCTTCCCCCACTCGCTCAGGAGTCTCAAATGCTTTCTCTCTACACGAACCTCATGATCCGCCTCCAGACCAACGAAAAGGGCGCCACAGCCGTCGAATACGGCATCATGGTCGCCCTCATCGCCGTGGTCATCATCGTCGCCGTCACTTTTCTCGGCGATACTTTGACCACCCTGTTTGGCCAAGTTTCTTGTGATGTTCAGGGCAAGGGCGCCTACATTCCACCTGCTGGTACAGCAGGGAGCAGCTGCGCCCCCTAG
- a CDS encoding TadE/TadG family type IV pilus assembly protein: MPRTSERGAVAVEFAIVAPVLVMLLLGIMEFSRAYNAQATLSAAAREAVRVMAISNSPTDAKNAAKAAAASLRPGLEDAKIVFTNLSVPTSATCAAGTQIGVTITYTQSTLTGIAGAFPMTGKGAMLCGG, from the coding sequence ATGCCCAGGACATCCGAGCGTGGAGCCGTCGCGGTCGAGTTCGCGATTGTGGCACCCGTTCTCGTCATGCTGCTCCTAGGCATCATGGAGTTCAGCCGCGCCTACAACGCGCAGGCAACGCTATCGGCAGCCGCCCGCGAAGCGGTCCGGGTGATGGCCATCTCCAACAGCCCAACAGATGCTAAAAACGCCGCCAAGGCGGCAGCGGCATCGCTGCGGCCAGGGCTGGAGGACGCAAAGATTGTCTTCACGAATCTCAGCGTCCCCACCTCGGCTACTTGTGCAGCGGGCACTCAGATTGGCGTCACCATCACGTACACCCAGTCCACATTGACAGGGATAGCCGGCGCATTCCCCATGACGGGCAAAGGGGCCATGCTGTGCGGCGGATGA
- a CDS encoding pilus assembly protein TadG-related protein, which yields MSVIVALMLVALLGFGAMAVDVGMMYAERTQLRNGADAAALAIAQKCARSAADPDCIKAKPLATTFANQNANDSLSNIKSFVLDTDNRSVALTVGAQEGVHTPNQVSLFFARALGINATEVTAPSSARWGSPLEGPTLFPLTFSLCQVNGMVGAGQQLLESRGSTLTSKKTSSCVVDGKTVPGGFGWLKQIDGQCGGYINLSLGASGSETGNDAPSNCEQTLTKWATTLTSGGKITLLLPVYTSVTGTGTSAVYSLSAFAAFDVVGWRFASGDNGTNAALIFHNKVADVGAGLACTGDCRGIIGGFVKYVSLAEGYKLGPVNSYGATVVELTS from the coding sequence GTGAGCGTGATCGTAGCCCTGATGCTGGTCGCGCTGCTCGGGTTCGGCGCCATGGCTGTGGACGTCGGCATGATGTACGCCGAACGGACCCAGCTCCGAAACGGGGCCGACGCAGCCGCTTTGGCGATAGCGCAGAAGTGCGCCAGGAGCGCGGCCGATCCGGACTGCATAAAAGCTAAACCACTTGCGACAACATTTGCCAATCAGAATGCCAACGACAGTCTCAGCAACATCAAGTCGTTTGTGCTCGACACGGACAACCGCTCAGTTGCTTTGACGGTGGGAGCTCAGGAGGGCGTCCACACGCCTAACCAGGTTTCGCTCTTCTTCGCCCGTGCCCTGGGAATAAATGCTACGGAAGTCACGGCACCCTCGTCTGCCCGCTGGGGCAGCCCGCTAGAAGGCCCGACCCTTTTCCCCCTTACGTTTTCGCTCTGCCAAGTCAATGGGATGGTTGGGGCGGGCCAACAGCTTCTGGAAAGCCGGGGTTCAACGCTGACGTCAAAGAAGACTAGTAGCTGCGTCGTGGACGGCAAGACCGTACCAGGTGGTTTTGGGTGGCTCAAGCAGATTGACGGTCAATGCGGTGGCTACATCAACCTCAGTCTCGGTGCCAGCGGCAGTGAGACAGGCAACGACGCACCCTCTAATTGTGAACAAACGCTGACGAAGTGGGCCACGACGCTCACGTCTGGCGGCAAGATAACTCTTCTTCTCCCGGTCTACACGTCAGTCACGGGCACCGGAACGTCGGCGGTCTACAGCCTGTCCGCATTCGCTGCATTTGACGTTGTGGGCTGGCGGTTTGCGTCAGGAGATAACGGCACCAACGCCGCCCTGATATTTCACAACAAAGTCGCCGATGTGGGTGCTGGCCTTGCCTGTACCGGCGACTGCCGAGGCATCATTGGGGGCTTCGTCAAGTACGTCTCCCTAGCAGAGGGTTACAAACTTGGGCCGGTTAATTCCTACGGTGCCACCGTCGTCGAACTCACAAGTTAG
- the cpaB gene encoding Flp pilus assembly protein CpaB encodes MKSRLLAGVVAVLLAIVGAVIVVSYAQGADQRAVSGLDPVGVLVVSTAVPAGSSLETLKAAVALKQLPGTAVAKTALNTLDGVVGKVTAADLVPGEQLLAERLVSPEELKTSGSVPVPAGLQEVTFQLEPQRVVGGRLAPGDTVGIFISLLNGGLEAKPDKETVQLSIHKALVTAVQRAPEATAANPSATATDPAQPNPQDVNLPTGMLMVTVAVNDVNSNKIVFAAEYASLWLSREPVDAQDSGPRVMTRQDLYK; translated from the coding sequence GTGAAGTCACGTTTGTTGGCCGGTGTGGTGGCAGTGCTGCTGGCCATCGTCGGGGCGGTCATCGTTGTTTCGTACGCTCAGGGCGCAGACCAGCGGGCCGTCAGTGGCCTGGATCCCGTCGGGGTCCTCGTAGTCAGCACGGCAGTGCCCGCGGGATCGTCCCTTGAAACTTTGAAGGCAGCCGTGGCCCTTAAACAACTGCCTGGCACCGCCGTCGCAAAAACAGCACTAAATACGCTGGACGGAGTTGTTGGAAAAGTAACCGCCGCGGACCTTGTCCCCGGTGAGCAACTTCTGGCCGAACGCCTCGTCTCCCCCGAAGAACTGAAGACCTCAGGCTCTGTGCCCGTGCCTGCAGGCCTGCAGGAAGTCACTTTCCAGCTTGAACCTCAGCGCGTCGTGGGCGGCCGGCTGGCACCCGGAGACACGGTGGGCATCTTCATCTCCCTGCTAAACGGCGGCCTGGAGGCGAAGCCGGACAAGGAAACGGTCCAGCTCTCGATCCACAAAGCCCTGGTCACGGCAGTTCAGCGGGCGCCCGAAGCAACAGCCGCAAACCCCTCCGCCACGGCAACCGACCCCGCCCAGCCCAACCCGCAGGACGTGAACCTACCCACTGGGATGCTCATGGTCACGGTAGCCGTAAACGATGTGAACTCGAACAAGATCGTTTTCGCGGCAGAATACGCTTCCCTCTGGCTCAGCCGTGAACCAGTCGACGCCCAGGACAGCGGACCCCGAGTAATGACCCGGCAGGACCTCTATAAATGA
- a CDS encoding AAA family ATPase produces MSRFVLITPDTGFDSRLREAVAGGLHGGVQTFATSLLPADPHQLFASLDQEQPEVLLLGPEVPLDEALRFATVLKVSFPELAVIVVAEPEPEFLLQAMRAGITDIAAPGSDAAQLRVLLERASQSYASRHRTLAPQQVVESNKGLVIGVFSPKGGVGKTTIATNIAIGLGKIAPMSVVIVDLDLQFGDVASGLYLDPEHTVTDAVSPAASQDSLVLKAFLTVHPGSIYALCAPTTPVDADEITPDQIGRLIEQLAEQFQYVVVDTAPGLPEIGLAAMEKCTDVVWVSGMDIPSVRGLRSGLDVLRQLDILPETRHVVLNMADSKTGLTVQDLESTIGAPVDVSIPRSRAVALSTNRGVPVLQATVKDPATKGLNQLVERFNPAWRAKSQRKLHRRVVV; encoded by the coding sequence ATGAGCCGCTTCGTCCTTATCACCCCCGACACAGGATTCGACTCCCGCCTCCGAGAGGCGGTGGCTGGCGGCCTGCACGGCGGCGTGCAAACCTTCGCCACGAGTTTGCTCCCTGCTGACCCGCACCAGCTCTTCGCGAGCCTGGACCAGGAGCAGCCGGAGGTCCTGCTCCTGGGACCCGAGGTTCCTTTGGACGAGGCACTACGTTTCGCCACAGTTCTGAAGGTCAGCTTCCCGGAGCTCGCCGTGATTGTTGTCGCCGAACCCGAACCCGAATTCCTTCTGCAGGCAATGCGGGCAGGCATCACCGACATCGCCGCCCCCGGTTCGGACGCCGCCCAACTGCGGGTCCTCCTGGAGCGCGCCAGCCAGTCCTACGCCAGCCGCCACCGCACACTTGCGCCCCAGCAGGTCGTCGAGAGCAACAAGGGCCTGGTCATCGGCGTATTCTCGCCCAAGGGCGGCGTAGGCAAAACCACCATCGCCACCAACATCGCCATCGGGCTGGGCAAGATCGCTCCCATGAGCGTGGTGATTGTTGACCTGGATCTCCAGTTCGGGGACGTTGCCTCAGGGCTGTATCTGGACCCCGAGCACACCGTGACGGATGCGGTGTCTCCGGCCGCGAGCCAGGATTCCCTGGTCCTCAAAGCCTTCCTCACCGTCCATCCGGGCAGCATCTATGCGCTTTGCGCTCCCACAACCCCCGTGGACGCAGACGAGATAACACCGGACCAGATCGGGCGGCTGATCGAACAGCTGGCAGAGCAGTTCCAGTACGTTGTGGTGGACACCGCGCCAGGACTGCCGGAAATAGGGCTCGCAGCCATGGAAAAGTGCACCGACGTGGTGTGGGTCAGCGGCATGGACATTCCGAGCGTCCGCGGATTGCGTTCGGGGCTGGATGTCCTGCGCCAGCTGGATATCCTCCCAGAGACGCGGCACGTGGTGCTGAACATGGCCGACTCCAAGACAGGACTCACCGTCCAGGACCTCGAATCCACCATCGGTGCGCCCGTTGACGTGAGTATCCCGCGTTCGCGCGCCGTGGCCCTGTCCACCAACCGCGGGGTCCCTGTGCTCCAGGCGACTGTGAAGGATCCGGCAACCAAAGGCCTCAACCAGCTCGTAGAACGCTTCAACCCGGCGTGGCGGGCAAAATCGCAGCGCAAGCTGCACCGAAGGGTAGTGGTCTAA